CATCAGCCCTATGTCCAATTGAACTTTTGTGAGCAGGTTATCCCGAGTTTGATTGCGACATTTGATGATTCGAGCCCCAGAGTTCAATCTCATGCTCTCTCAGCCTTTGTAAATTTTGCCGAGGAGGTTCAAAAGGAGGATTTGTTACCCTTTGCAGACATTATTGTTGAAAAGTTGCTTTCCAAGATTAATCTCCACACAAAACGTGCTGTCAGGGAACAAGCAGTTACCTCGATTGCAGTTATTGCTGGTGTTTTGGAGGAGAATTTCATAAAGTACTACTCAACAGTCGTTCCTCTAATGAAGGAGATTATATCAAAATGCCTTTCCACTGAAGAGAGGACATGCAGAGGTAAAGCAATTGAGtgtatctccattattgGGTTGAGTATTGGCGCAGACGTCTTTAGAAACGATGGAATAGAGTGTATGAATGCCCTTATCCAAATTATGGAGCAACCCAGTGACTCAGATGATCCAGTAAAGGAGTATATTGATGAAGCCTTGAGTAGGCTATGTACTGCTCTTGGGACAAATTTTTGTGCCTTTTTGCCAAAGGTTGTCCCAATATTACTCAAGGAGTTGGATAGACACGTGAAATCCTTTGGATCAGACGATGATATGACCTTGGCTCTGGGCTCAGAAGGTGCCGCTGGTTTGAGGACGTCTCTTGTTGAAGAGTTGGAGAGAACCTTGAATCTTATTGGAAATATTGTAGAGGAAATGAAGGAAAAGTATGATGAGTACATTGTGCCAACCGCCACGGCAATCTTTCCCACTCTCTCTCTCGTCTTGACTGGTGATCTCAAGCAGAGGGCTCTACATGCCATTGCACAATTGATTGAAGCGAAAAGGTCTGCCATAGAAAAGggagatggaaataaaaagTTGCTGTTTGATATTGTCTTGAATACTGTAAATACTGTAATTAGTGACTTGGAAAAATCCAGGGCACCAAATTCCGAATATGATGTTCCCGCTGACATTTTGTCCGTTAGCGCTCATGGACTTCACAAGTGTATAGATAGTGCCGGCCCAGGTATATTTgatcaaaatattttgagcATAGTCTCTACAAAGTTGTTGCAAATTATTGAACAGTCGTCAAAGCTCAAAGCAATTTACAAAAAATGTAGGCAAGAAAAGGACCTTGATCAGGATGAACTATTGGCCTTGgatgatgatgaagatgcCGAACAGTCCTTTAGGTCATCacttttggatattttcGGTTCAATAATGAAGCATCATCCGGATGAATTCTTGGCAGCTTGTCAGCCACTATGTCTTAAATTCATCTTGCTAAATCTTGGAAAGACGTGTCCTGACGATATTTCCATTGCACTCTACCTTTGCGATGATATGATCGAGCATCTCAAGGGCAGAATCTTGCCCTTTTGGGACCAGTTTTTGCCTCATATATTTAAGCATGTCGAATCCAGAGATGCCAATGTTCGTCAATCTGCATGCTATGGAGTGAGTCTCTTGGCTAGAATCCCAGAATTCTCAAGCTTGGCCAATGAGTCGGCTCAAAAAATTGTCCGTGCGATCAAACTCCCATTTGCTTCGTCTTCTAGGGAACAACAAACCGCTACAGACAATGCAGTTGCTGCACTTGGAGATTTGATTCGATACCATGGCGCAAGTCTTTCCAATGGTTCAAGCTATCTCAATGTTTGGTTGTCTAGTCTCCCCCTCAAGAGGGACGAAGTCGAGGGAAAACGCGTGCACAAGGACTTGATGGAGCTTGTCTTGGCAAGTAATCCCACGATACTCGGCCCAGACAATGTAAACTTGTCTCAGTTGGTCAAGATTTTTATCAGCATCTACGAGACTGACTTTTCAACCGAGGAGCTCAATATGCAGATTATTAGCGTAATCAGGCAGCTCGGCGATGACTTTATCCAAAAACTCGCTCCTTCTCTCTCCAGAAAACTCCAAAAGCAGCTGAGAATTATCGCAAAAACAATGGCCAACAA
This region of Theileria equi strain WA chromosome 1, complete sequence genomic DNA includes:
- a CDS encoding importin karyopherin beta 4, putative (encoded by transcript BEWA_031690A) produces the protein MTQHITSEAFVSLLEALSSTDNQRRTDADAQITALKQHDINTLVKLTLSIALSQAADDIRLQSVILIRLVLDLSKSGDTPRNTWNRITPDVKNLIKTSLLKSLETEVQDSIRRNVCDTIADLCISCLDDNEWPELSRCTLQLIQNDNVLYKKSGLKLLGECFGFFAEDFSRHVDSLAQLIKASLMNPNASVRTEAICAVSLAIEVDVINLSSRLGDAVPLILEGIKQLLISTEPSARDEAERSLAGVVMIVDNNAKVLKQNLSLFFTRMADIALGEGQFAHVDHELRCLALESLITLPERKPKMALTIPNFGIRMVSCLMSCMLDIQDDSYAEWLETGEEDDDIQRLYDAGEEGLDRLGKAFENIDNCPFMDWVLSTASQYIQQPLWQHKFVGIMAISQTIEYLMDEEVEERMPSIINIMLEKLKDSDFRIRFAACQTIGQLALDHQPYVQLNFCEQVIPSLIATFDDSSPRVQSHALSAFVNFAEEVQKEDLLPFADIIVEKLLSKINLHTKRAVREQAVTSIAVIAGVLEENFIKYYSTVVPLMKEIISKCLSTEERTCRGKAIECISIIGLSIGADVFRNDGIECMNALIQIMEQPSDSDDPVKEYIDEALSRLCTALGTNFCAFLPKVVPILLKELDRHVKSFGSDDDMTLALGSEGAAGLRTSLVEELERTLNLIGNIVEEMKEKYDEYIVPTATAIFPTLSLVLTGDLKQRALHAIAQLIEAKRSAIEKGDGNKKLLFDIVLNTVNTVISDLEKSRAPNSEYDVPADILSVSAHGLHKCIDSAGPGIFDQNILSIVSTKLLQIIEQSSKLKAIYKKCRQEKDLDQDELLALDDDEDAEQSFRSSLLDIFGSIMKHHPDEFLAACQPLCLKFILLNLGKTCPDDISIALYLCDDMIEHLKGRILPFWDQFLPHIFKHVESRDANVRQSACYGVSLLARIPEFSSLANESAQKIVRAIKLPFASSSREQQTATDNAVAALGDLIRYHGASLSNGSSYLNVWLSSLPLKRDEVEGKRVHKDLMELVLASNPTILGPDNVNLSQLVKIFISIYETDFSTEELNMQIISVIRQLGDDFIQKLAPSLSRKLQKQLRIIAKTMANK